A stretch of DNA from Anser cygnoides isolate HZ-2024a breed goose chromosome 23, Taihu_goose_T2T_genome, whole genome shotgun sequence:
ttttggggggatttctgAAATCTGGGGCCTCCCCACCGTGCTGCCCGAATTTTCTGAAGTTATCGGggcctgtgccaggggaggctcTGCAGGCGCTGAGCTTCAGGGCGAGCTGCTGCGAGCAGCAGGGACGGAGCTGTTTTGGGgttccccgtgccccccgttGGCTGCTCAGGCAGCCTCGCATGGAATTTAACCCCAAATTCCTCCCCTGGAGGTGTTTTCCCATCAAACCAACGAAATAAATAACCCTGCCCCCAATAAATATTAATGGCAATCAATTATTCAGACGCGCCGGCCCCGGTCacggctccgtgccccccccggcccccgtcAAAGCACGGCAGCTCCGGCTCGCTCGGCGTTttgtctcattttcctttttattggtACATTGCAGAAATAGCCCTGTGTAGTGGAGGAGAAGTGCACCATACAcgatatttaagaaaaggaggaaaggaaacctGGCTTGAGGTCTGTCATTCAGAGTcgcaaacagaaaacaataaaataggCCCTTGCACGAGAggtgcttggttttttttttttcttttgttttttttttttgcatgtcatGCAAAATAGTTAAAAAGAAAGACTAGAAAAGAGAAGTCAAAGAAACCCCACGAGAGACCGACAGAGGCGTAGGAGCCGAGCGaagccccggcgctgcccgcgAGAGCGCAAAGCCTGGGCAGGAAACGCGGCTCTCCGGCACCCAACGTTTGGCACTCTTGTGATGATTACATCCATCAGGTTCATTTGTgatcgatttttttttttttaatacagtctATTAAAGAGAGGAAACtgccacaatataagaaaaaaaaaaaattacccacACTACAGACTGCATGGTTGTTAAAAAGGCCGAGCATCCCCCCCGTACATATAAAATCTCCGTCTGCACAGAGCCGTTTGCTCACAGCAACCAAGAAGtgcaagctttaaaaaataaaaccacaattCTCCCTCCAGTCCGTTCCTTTAtaaaagttgtgttttgtttttttcccccccacgCATTCCATTGTGAACCTTAAAACGCGACCGAAATATagatatctatatatattttatatcatttcCCAACATCGAAAGACACCaacgtaaaaaaaaaataaaataaaataaaaacaaaacgaaaTCAAAGAGCAGAACCAGTAGCATGGTACCTCCAAGTGCACGGATTCATTTTTGCAAGGTTAACTCGTGTAAACAAGGCGCCCGCTCGGCGCCACCCGAGGGTCCGAGCCCCGGCGCTGCGCTCGCCGTCCCCGGCGCAGAAACCCGCAGCACCTCCGTCCCTCGCGAGCCTTTGTGGacgtggctggggggggggggattttggagcgggttttattctttttttccccaattattatttttttttgtacggAATTTTGCATCTCACGGGGATCCTGTGCTGTCCTGTCGCCTGCATCCCCTGCGCGGCGTGCTGGCGGTGACGGCGCTCCAAGCCCGGCGCGTTGGTTCTCccggtgccttttttttttttttttttttagttaatttttGCCAAAACCCTGGGATATTGGAAACCGCCCCCCCCACACCCGGCCCCGGTTTTCACCGAATGTCCCCGGAGAGGTATTAAACACCGGGAGGGGCCTTTTCGGAGAGATTTTGCAGCACGTCATCGATTCTATCATCTTCGATAACCactggaaagcaggaaaaaaaaaaaagaaagaatgggaaaaaaaaaaaaagaaaacaaaagcgGGGTTGTGAATGCGGTGCGGCAGAGCCCGGCGGGGAGACGGTACCGGGGGGGGGATGCGGAGGgtgcccggggtggggggcacggtTCTGGGGGGGGATGAGGAGGGtgcccggggcagggggagcaccCCAGGGGCACGGTCCTGGGGAGGGGATGCGGAGGGCgcgcggggtggggggcacggtactggggggggggatgcggggCACCCTTGGGatccccggggcaggggggagcaTCCCCAGGGCGCGACCCCAGCACGGGTGCGCTgcacccctggggacaccgagggaccccaaagggggggtgggggggatgcgCCGCACCCTCGGGATCCCCGGGGGTGCCAGACGCGGGGCGAGcatccccgggggggtccccggagCAGGCTCCCggcgctcccccccccggcccgatTTCGGTACCCACCTCTCTTGCTGCGCCCGATCTGCCCCAGCTTGGGCGGCCTCTTGCCCTGCCCGGCCGCCAGGAGACCGTCGGGGCCGCGGAGGCGGACGGGGAAAGGCAgctccccccccgccgcgccccccgccaGCTGCCCCTCGCCGTAGGGCGGCCCCTCCGCCatgcccggggaggggggggggggggacccggcggcgggaggggggggcccGGTGgtgccgcctcccccccccgacAGCCtcccggggctcggggggcccgcgagcccccccggggcagcggctcggcggagcggggcggccgcccCGTCAcatcccggcccggccccggcccggctctGGCGGCTCCGGTGGCTccgcggcggcggcaccggcggcggcggcgataGAGGAGCGGggggcgggagcggggcggggcggggagcggggagcggcccccccaccccccgggcCCGGGACCGCCTCCCGGAGGGGTGGCCCCGGCAGGCTCGGGGATCCCCGGGGTGCCCCGAGGCGGGGGGGAGAGCCCCAAGGGGccggggggtgagggggtgaCCCGCTAAAAGCGTCGAGGTGGCCGGGGGTGCACTGTGACGACCTATGGGGAGCCTGGAGCCGCCCTATAACCAGCTATAGGGAGCCCGGAGATGCCCTATAACAACCTACGGGGAGCCCGAAGCCACCCCAAAACAATCTGCAGGGAAATTGGAGCCACCCTATAACCATCTATGGGGAGCCTGGAGCCGCCCCATAATAATCTATGGGGAGCCCAAAGCCACCCTATAACCATCTATGGAGAGCCCGGAGCTGCCCTATAACAATTTAtggggagcccagagcagcCCTATAACAGAATATGGGGAGCCTGGAGCCACCCTATAACCATCTATAGGGAGCCTGGAGATGCCCTATAACAACCTCTGGGGAGCCCGAAGCCACCCTATAAGAATCTACAGGGAAACCGGAGCCACCCTATAACAATCTATGGGGAGCCTGGAGCCACCCCATAACAATCTATGGGGAGCCCAAAGCCACCCTATAACCATCTATGGagagcccagagctgccctATAACAATTTAtggggagcccagagcagcCCTATAACAGTATATGGGGAGCCTGGAGCCGCCCTATAACCATCTATAGGGAGCGCGGAGATGCCCTATAACAACCTCTGGGGAGCCCGAAGCCACCCTATAACAATCTACAGGGAAACCGGAGCCACCCTATAGCAGTATATGGGGAGCCTGGAGCCGCCCAATAACAATCTATAGGGAGCCCAGAGCAGCCCTATAACAATCTATGGGGAGCCCGGAGCTGCCCCATAACGATCTatggggagcccagagctgccctATAACAATCTATAGGGAGCCTGAAGCCACCCTATAACAACCTATAGGGAGCCCAAAGCCGCCCTATAACAGTCTGTGAACCTGGAGCCGCCCCATAACAGTCTATGGGCAGCCCGAAGCCACCCTATAACAATCTACAGGGAAACTGGAGCCACCCTACAACCATCTGCGGGGGGCCCGGCGCTCCGTGCCACCCTTCCCCAGGCGGCCGCGACATTTCCCCGGCGCTGTCCCGGCGGAGGGCAGGAATCGGCCGCTTTTTGTTCCCGGCAGGGCCCCCGCTGCGGGCGAGGGGCacagcggggcggggggggcaggcgAAGGCCgcgggagcggggctggggctcgctgccccccgtcccccccgtgctgcccccccgagcccccgccacccccgagccgccagctccttacacaGGGGGCGGCTGCGCCTGAGACAGCGCGGGGAAAAAACCTCCAGAACAGGAGGCGAAAGGGAGCGGGGGGagcgctgcctccccccccccccaaccccccgagGCTTATTTTTAGGGGTGCCGTCCCCGCGGGCCCCTGGCAGAACAGGGCTGTTTGGGgcttttgtgtggttttttttgggggtgctgCCGCTCCCCGTGCAGGGAAAGGGGCAGCTGGGTGGGAAGAGGCTCCTCGGTGGCCACGGGAATAAATCCCCGAGCCTGCAAAGCGGGGTCCCGGCGCTCCTCGTGCCCAGGTGAGGCGGTTTTAGGGCAGCGGCGTGAGAAGGGCgaggagggggcaggagggagccagccccgcgggggctgctgctgctgcttctgctttttccccGCCTCCCCCTGCCGCAGCAGGCGGGCACTGCCACCTACAGCCCGGCTGGACGCGGCCCTTCCCGGCGCTGGGTTCAGCCTCCGCTTTGCCGGCTGCCggagggtttgggtttttttggggggtttctcCCGGCAGAACCGGGCCAAGCGAGCCGGCCGCGGGGGCGTT
This window harbors:
- the CAMK2N1 gene encoding calcium/calmodulin-dependent protein kinase II inhibitor 1, with product MAEGPPYGEGQLAGGAAGGELPFPVRLRGPDGLLAAGQGKRPPKLGQIGRSKRVVIEDDRIDDVLQNLSEKAPPGV